In Acidobacteriota bacterium, one DNA window encodes the following:
- a CDS encoding molybdopterin-guanine dinucleotide biosynthesis protein B, with translation MSGGPPIVRICGRKGHGKTTLVAELVRWLAAAGWSVGAIKHTPHHHPLDVPGKDSARFGAAGARPWAFVSGSGTALFLPGDAGGLP, from the coding sequence ATGAGCGGCGGCCCCCCGATCGTGAGGATCTGCGGGCGCAAGGGGCACGGAAAGACGACGCTCGTCGCCGAGCTGGTGCGTTGGCTGGCGGCGGCCGGCTGGTCGGTGGGCGCGATCAAGCACACGCCGCACCACCACCCGCTCGACGTGCCGGGCAAAGACTCCGCCCGCTTCGGCGCGGCCGGGGCCCGCCCGTGGGCCTTCGTCTCCGGAAGCGGAACAGCCCTCTTTCTGCCGGGCGACGCCGGCGGGCTGCCG
- a CDS encoding sulfate transporter translates to MAAGGAGRAGALVREISGGLGDLGTFLPLVLAASLASGLDLAWVLVLAGSMNVATGLAFGQPIPVQPMKAIAAAAIVGEITRGELMAAGLIAGAVVLAAGAAGLADRLAAAIPLPVVRAIQLGIGAKLALRGIAWAAGLPAGGADGWIAALAVGAFLLLAAWRRWPGALLAFAAGFVLLRFDHPGALAAWAPGLPAPALHWPAAADFLGGALRGALPQIPLTLLNSVVAVCALSADLFPGRGLPPRRVATSVGLMNLVAVPLGGLPMCHGSGGLAAQYHFGARTGVSVIALGLLKIGGGVLLGAGSAAVLAAYPAAVLAPMLVFAGYELARAARDARAPAAAATAVSGAAAIVALNTLAGFLIALAVWFGLRALAAAIAGRRPEAA, encoded by the coding sequence ATGGCCGCGGGCGGCGCGGGCCGGGCCGGCGCTCTCGTCCGGGAGATCTCCGGAGGGCTCGGTGATCTCGGCACCTTCCTGCCGCTCGTTCTCGCGGCCTCCCTCGCCTCCGGGCTCGACCTCGCCTGGGTGCTCGTCCTGGCCGGTTCCATGAACGTCGCCACCGGTCTCGCCTTCGGGCAGCCGATCCCGGTGCAGCCGATGAAGGCGATCGCCGCGGCCGCGATCGTCGGGGAGATCACGCGCGGCGAGCTGATGGCCGCCGGGTTGATCGCCGGCGCGGTGGTGCTCGCTGCCGGCGCCGCCGGCCTCGCCGACCGGCTCGCCGCGGCGATCCCCCTTCCGGTGGTTCGGGCGATCCAGCTCGGCATCGGCGCCAAGCTGGCGCTGCGCGGGATCGCCTGGGCGGCCGGCCTGCCGGCCGGTGGGGCGGACGGATGGATCGCGGCGCTCGCCGTCGGCGCCTTCCTCCTCCTCGCGGCGTGGCGGCGCTGGCCCGGTGCGCTGCTCGCCTTCGCCGCCGGCTTCGTGCTGCTGCGTTTCGACCACCCGGGCGCGCTCGCGGCGTGGGCCCCCGGCTTGCCGGCGCCCGCCCTCCACTGGCCCGCGGCCGCCGATTTCCTCGGCGGCGCGCTGCGGGGAGCGCTGCCGCAGATCCCGCTGACGCTGCTGAACTCGGTCGTGGCGGTCTGCGCGCTCAGTGCCGACCTGTTTCCCGGGCGCGGGCTGCCGCCGCGCCGGGTGGCGACGAGCGTCGGGCTGATGAACCTGGTCGCCGTGCCGCTCGGCGGGCTGCCGATGTGCCACGGCTCGGGCGGACTCGCGGCGCAGTACCACTTCGGCGCGCGCACGGGCGTCTCGGTGATCGCGCTCGGCCTGCTCAAGATCGGCGGCGGCGTGCTGCTCGGCGCCGGTTCCGCCGCCGTGCTCGCCGCCTATCCGGCCGCGGTGCTCGCGCCGATGCTGGTCTTCGCCGGCTACGAGCTGGCGCGCGCCGCGCGCGACGCCCGAGCCCCGGCGGCGGCCGCGACGGCGGTCTCCGGGGCCGCCGCGATCGTCGCGCTGAACACGCTCGCCGGCTTCCTGATCGCGCTGGCGGTCTGGTTCGGCCTGCGCGCGCTCGCCGCTGCGATCGCCGGGCGGCGCCCGGAGGCGGCATGA
- a CDS encoding MOSC domain-containing protein, translated as MSGKGELVSINISPARGTEKRPVSEAVVDLRGIRGDAHAGEWHRQVSLLAYESIEAFGSEAGRSFAEGDFAENLTVRGLDLSGVRPGDRIAAGTALLEVTQIGKRCHGHGCAVFRRVGRCVMPREGIFCRVLRPGTIRVGDPVAIERREGAAAGAC; from the coding sequence ATGTCAGGGAAGGGCGAACTGGTCTCGATCAACATTTCCCCCGCCCGCGGCACGGAGAAGCGCCCGGTCAGCGAGGCGGTGGTCGATCTTCGCGGCATTCGGGGCGACGCCCACGCCGGCGAGTGGCACCGGCAGGTCAGCCTGCTGGCGTACGAGAGCATCGAGGCGTTCGGCAGCGAGGCGGGCCGGAGCTTCGCCGAGGGTGATTTCGCGGAGAACCTCACCGTGCGGGGTCTCGACCTGTCCGGCGTCCGGCCGGGCGACCGGATCGCCGCCGGCACGGCGCTGCTCGAGGTGACGCAGATCGGCAAGCGGTGTCACGGCCACGGTTGCGCCGTCTTCCGCCGCGTGGGCCGTTGCGTGATGCCGCGCGAGGGAATCTTCTGCCGGGTGCTCCGGCCCGGTACGATCCGTGTCGGCGATCCGGTGGCGATCGAGCGGCGGGAGGGGGCCGCCGCGGGCGCCTGCTGA